TTCCTTGCAAATTTCTTTTCTCAACAAGGAAGATTGAAGAATTATTTGCAAGAAGGATCATTAAAAAAATTCATAAAAAGCCTCTCTATAATATAGAACCTTATCTTGACCCTAATTCAAAAGAATATCTTAGGATGATAAAGGAGATGGAAAAAGACCTTAATGTAACTTCTTTAAAATATCAAGAACTTGAAGATTTGATAAAAGCAACTTGTCTTCCAAAAGAAAACTTATGCACATATTGCTGGAACGGAAAGGAAAAGTTAGATTAGGAGGAAAAGAATGAAAAAGTTTTTTAGCTTTTATTTTATATTCTTTCTTTCTATAACAATTTATGGAGAGATAAAATTGCCAAAGCTTATAAGTGATGGGATGGTCTTACAAAGAGATATAGAATTAAAAATTTGGGGTTGGGCTAAAAAGGGGGAGAAAATTTCTATTGTTTTTCTGGATTCTATTTACAATACCACTACTAATGATTCAGGAAAATGGGAAATTTCTTTACCAAAGCTAATAGCTGGAGGCCCACATGAAATGAAAATAACGGATTCTAAAGACACTCTCTTTATAAAAGATATTCTAATCGGTGATGTTTGGGTAGCTTCCGGACAATCTAATATGGAATTACCAATGCGAAGAGTTTCCCACATATATAAATCTGAAATCGCATCCTCAGAAAACAGTTTTATAAGATTCTTTAAGGTTCCAGAAAAATATAACTTTAATAAGCCTGAGGAAGATTTAAAAGGAGGGAAATGGACAAAAACAAATCCAGAAACTGTTCTTGAGTTTTCAAGCGTGGCTTATTTTTTCAGTAGAGAGCTTTATGAAAAATACAAAATCCCAATTGGTATAATAAATGCGAGTCTAGGAGGTTCTCCAGCTGAAGCTTGGATGAGCGAAGACGCTTTAAAAGACCAATTCCCACATTATTACGAAGAGGCTTTGCGATTTAAGGATAGCTCTCTCATAAACAAGATAAAAAAAGAAGATAGAGAAAGAATTCAAAATTGGTATAAAGAACTAAGAGAAAAAGATATGGGGTATAAAGAATCTGAAAAATGGTATAACCCAAAATTTGAGGCATCTAAATGGCCTGAGATAAAAATCCCAGGTTACTGGGCTAATCAATTAGGTCCTGTAAATGGAGTTTTATGGTTCCGCCGAGAAGTAAACATACCAAAATTTATGGCAGGGCAACCAGCTGAACTTATCTTAGGCAGAATTATAGATGCTGACTCCACATTTGTAAATGGAGTTTTTGTAGGAAATACTACTTATCAATATCCTCCAAGAAGATATAAACTTCCAGAGGGGTTATTAAAAGAAGGGAAAAATATAATTGTAATAAGAGTTATAAGTGAAAGAGGAATAGGAGGTTTTGTCCCAGACAAACCTTATGAGATCTCTTATAATAACAAAAAAATTGACTTGAAAGGAAAATGGAAATATCAACTTGGTGCAAAGATGGAGCCTCTTTTGCCAGAAACTTTCATAAGCTGGAAGCCAGTTGGTCTATTTAACGGAATGATTGCCCCTCTTCTCAAATATCGTATTAAAGGAGTAATATGGTATCAAGGAGAATCCAATACAGATAGACCAATTGAGTATAGAGA
This window of the candidate division WOR-3 bacterium genome carries:
- a CDS encoding sialate O-acetylesterase, producing the protein MKKFFSFYFIFFLSITIYGEIKLPKLISDGMVLQRDIELKIWGWAKKGEKISIVFLDSIYNTTTNDSGKWEISLPKLIAGGPHEMKITDSKDTLFIKDILIGDVWVASGQSNMELPMRRVSHIYKSEIASSENSFIRFFKVPEKYNFNKPEEDLKGGKWTKTNPETVLEFSSVAYFFSRELYEKYKIPIGIINASLGGSPAEAWMSEDALKDQFPHYYEEALRFKDSSLINKIKKEDRERIQNWYKELREKDMGYKESEKWYNPKFEASKWPEIKIPGYWANQLGPVNGVLWFRREVNIPKFMAGQPAELILGRIIDADSTFVNGVFVGNTTYQYPPRRYKLPEGLLKEGKNIIVIRVISERGIGGFVPDKPYEISYNNKKIDLKGKWKYQLGAKMEPLLPETFISWKPVGLFNGMIAPLLKYRIKGVIWYQGESNTDRPIEYRELFPALIKNWREKWQEGDFPFLFVQLSNFMEAKKEPSESNWALLREAQLKALSLPNTGMAVTIDIGEWNDIHPLNKKDVGKRLSLLAQKIAYGEENVVSSGPIYKSMEIKDNKIILSFKEVGSGLMAKGNKELKHFAIAGHNKKFVWAKAKIEKDKVIVWNKNVKNPIAVRYAWADNPEEANLYNKEGLPASPFRTDDWE